In Caldicellulosiruptor obsidiansis OB47, a single window of DNA contains:
- the aspS gene encoding aspartate--tRNA ligase produces MESIKDFKRTKYCGEVSLEDVGKEVVLTGWVDTRRDLGGIIFVDLRDRTGIVQVVFDEKMGEELLDKADSLRSEYCIGIRGIVEKRPPETINPKIKTGEVEVRAQELRIFSKSETPPFPIEEGINVNEAVRLKYRYLDLRRPDMQKNLMFRHKLYQVVRNFLSQNGFIEIETPMLTKSTPEGARDYLVPSRIFPGKFFALPQSPQLFKQLLMVAGFDRYFQIVKCFRDEDLRADRQPEFTQIDIEMSFVDVDDVIEINERLLQTIFGEMLGIDLKLPLPRLTYKEAMERFGSDKPDTRFGMELVNLTDIAKNCEFKVFADAANKGGSVRAINAKGCAITFSRREIDALVEYAKNFGAKGLAWIAVESDGLKSPIVKFLKEEEINEILKRLGAEVGDLLLFSADKDEIVFDVLGNIRLEIARKLNLLDKSKFNLLWVTEFPLFEYSEEEGRYVAKHHPFTSPMDEDIEFLETDPAKVRSKAYDIVLNGTEIGGGSIRIHSTELQKRMFKALGFTEERAQDRFGFLLEAFKYGTPPHGGIAYGFDRLCMLLLGLDSIRDTIAFPKVKDSSCPLTDAPSEVEPKQLRELHIKVDVVK; encoded by the coding sequence GTGGAAAGTATTAAGGACTTTAAAAGAACAAAATACTGTGGAGAAGTGTCGCTTGAGGATGTTGGAAAAGAGGTTGTGCTAACAGGTTGGGTTGATACAAGACGTGACCTTGGCGGCATAATATTTGTTGATTTGAGGGATAGGACTGGTATTGTACAGGTTGTCTTTGATGAGAAGATGGGGGAAGAACTTTTAGACAAAGCTGACTCATTAAGGTCCGAATACTGTATTGGTATTAGAGGTATTGTTGAAAAAAGACCACCTGAGACAATAAACCCTAAAATCAAAACTGGTGAGGTTGAGGTAAGGGCACAAGAACTCAGGATATTTAGCAAGTCCGAAACCCCGCCATTCCCAATTGAAGAGGGGATAAATGTAAATGAAGCTGTAAGGCTAAAGTATAGATATCTTGATCTTAGAAGACCTGATATGCAAAAAAACTTAATGTTTAGACACAAACTTTATCAAGTGGTTAGAAACTTTTTATCCCAAAACGGTTTTATAGAGATAGAAACCCCCATGCTTACAAAATCCACTCCAGAAGGTGCAAGGGATTATTTAGTTCCGAGCAGAATATTTCCGGGAAAATTTTTTGCACTGCCACAATCGCCGCAGCTTTTCAAACAGCTTTTAATGGTTGCAGGGTTTGATAGATATTTTCAGATTGTGAAATGTTTTAGAGACGAAGACTTGCGAGCAGACAGACAACCTGAGTTTACCCAGATAGACATTGAGATGTCATTTGTTGACGTAGATGATGTAATTGAAATAAATGAAAGATTACTACAGACCATTTTTGGAGAGATGCTGGGGATAGACTTAAAACTTCCTTTACCACGACTTACTTACAAGGAAGCGATGGAAAGATTTGGTTCAGATAAACCAGATACCCGTTTTGGAATGGAGCTTGTAAACCTCACTGATATTGCAAAAAATTGCGAGTTCAAAGTTTTTGCAGATGCGGCAAACAAGGGTGGTTCTGTCCGAGCTATCAATGCAAAGGGATGTGCGATTACATTTTCAAGGCGTGAGATAGATGCCTTGGTTGAGTATGCTAAGAATTTTGGAGCAAAAGGACTTGCCTGGATAGCAGTTGAAAGTGATGGGTTAAAATCGCCAATTGTTAAGTTTTTAAAGGAAGAAGAGATAAATGAGATTCTAAAAAGACTTGGTGCAGAAGTTGGGGACCTTCTTTTGTTCTCAGCAGACAAAGACGAGATTGTATTTGACGTTCTTGGAAATATCAGACTTGAGATTGCAAGGAAATTAAACCTTCTTGACAAGTCCAAATTCAATCTATTGTGGGTGACCGAATTTCCTCTATTTGAGTACTCAGAAGAAGAAGGAAGGTATGTAGCAAAGCACCATCCATTTACATCGCCTATGGACGAGGACATAGAGTTTTTGGAGACAGACCCGGCAAAAGTCAGGTCCAAAGCGTATGACATTGTTCTAAATGGAACAGAGATTGGTGGTGGTTCTATCAGAATTCACTCAACAGAGTTACAAAAGAGGATGTTCAAGGCACTTGGCTTTACTGAAGAACGTGCACAAGACAGGTTTGGATTTTTGCTTGAGGCGTTCAAATATGGAACACCGCCACATGGCGGAATTGCATATGGGTTTGATAGACTCTGTATGCTTCTTTTAGGACTTGATTCGATAAGAGATACAATCGCATTCCCAAAAGTAAAGGATTCTTCATGTCCGCTCACAGATGCGCCATCAGAGGTTGAACCCAAACAGCTTCGCGAACTTCACATCAAAGTTGATGTTGTAAAATAA
- the hisS gene encoding histidine--tRNA ligase has product MKIQAPKGTKDVLPEESYMWQYVENKFREICKLYGYQEVRFPTFEYTELFQRGVGETTDIVQKEMYTFLDKGGRSITLRPEGTASTARLFIEHGFASRPMPQRFYYIISAFRYENTQGGRFREFHQFGIENFGSSSPVTDAEVISLAYNFFTSIGLDNITVNINSIGCPVCRKEYVKNLKEYFSANSQKLCATCHQRLDKNPMRILDCKEENCKLVAKDAPKPIDYLCDDCKNHFEKVKTYLDSAMVAYKVDPFIVRGLDYYTKTVFEVVVTVSDKELAICGGGRYDNLIEQIGGPSIAGIGFAIGVERLLMLLEQNGLLPVKPQIPEVFVAVVGDNSIRKAFEIANKLRFEGISTVIEEMSRSLKSQMKYADKLGCQFSIIIGDDEIAKGVCKIRNMRTSSEEIVEIKNACHYLKKQVQK; this is encoded by the coding sequence ATGAAAATCCAAGCACCAAAAGGAACAAAGGATGTGCTTCCGGAAGAAAGTTATATGTGGCAATATGTTGAGAATAAATTCAGAGAGATTTGCAAACTTTATGGCTATCAAGAAGTTAGATTTCCCACATTTGAATACACAGAGCTTTTCCAAAGAGGAGTGGGTGAGACCACTGATATTGTCCAAAAAGAGATGTATACCTTTTTGGACAAGGGTGGAAGAAGTATCACCTTAAGACCGGAAGGAACAGCGTCCACAGCAAGACTATTTATTGAGCATGGTTTTGCATCACGTCCGATGCCGCAGAGGTTTTACTACATTATTTCAGCTTTCAGGTATGAAAACACACAAGGTGGTAGGTTCAGAGAGTTTCACCAGTTTGGAATTGAGAATTTTGGTTCTTCTTCGCCTGTGACAGATGCTGAGGTAATTTCACTTGCTTACAATTTTTTTACAAGCATTGGGCTTGACAATATTACTGTGAATATCAACAGCATCGGGTGTCCTGTGTGCAGGAAGGAGTATGTGAAAAATTTAAAAGAGTATTTTTCAGCAAATTCTCAAAAGCTTTGTGCTACCTGCCATCAGAGGCTTGATAAAAACCCCATGAGAATTTTGGACTGCAAGGAAGAAAATTGCAAGCTGGTTGCAAAAGACGCACCAAAACCAATTGATTATCTTTGTGATGATTGTAAAAACCATTTTGAAAAGGTAAAGACTTACTTGGATTCAGCTATGGTTGCTTACAAGGTTGACCCATTTATTGTTCGCGGCTTGGACTACTACACCAAAACGGTTTTTGAGGTTGTGGTTACAGTCTCCGATAAAGAGCTTGCAATCTGCGGTGGTGGAAGATATGACAATTTAATAGAACAAATAGGAGGACCGTCTATTGCTGGAATTGGTTTTGCAATAGGTGTTGAGAGGCTTTTGATGCTGCTTGAACAAAATGGGCTTCTTCCGGTAAAACCACAAATTCCAGAAGTGTTTGTGGCAGTTGTAGGAGACAATAGTATCAGGAAGGCTTTTGAAATTGCAAATAAGCTCAGATTTGAAGGAATTTCAACTGTAATTGAAGAGATGTCAAGAAGTTTAAAATCCCAGATGAAATATGCTGATAAGCTTGGTTGCCAGTTTTCTATAATCATTGGAGACGACGAAATTGCAAAAGGTGTTTGCAAAATTAGAAATATGAGGACATCTTCAGAGGAGATAGTTGAAATAAAAAATGCTTGCCACTATTTGAAAAAACAAGTTCAAAAATAA
- the crcB gene encoding fluoride efflux transporter CrcB — translation MNYLIVGVGGVIGAILRYTIGKIFREVMDKDHPVSTLFINVIGSFLIGYLSTKHLSGEYKLFLMTGLLGGFTTYSTFMLETSRYIKREKHMKAFIYVLVSIIFGIVAAGVGIWLASFV, via the coding sequence ATGAACTATCTCATTGTTGGAGTTGGTGGAGTAATTGGAGCAATCTTGAGATATACAATTGGGAAAATATTTAGAGAAGTAATGGACAAAGACCATCCTGTATCTACATTGTTTATAAACGTGATTGGGAGTTTTTTAATAGGATATTTGTCAACAAAACATCTTTCGGGTGAATACAAACTTTTTTTGATGACTGGTCTTCTTGGGGGATTTACAACATACTCTACATTTATGCTTGAAACATCAAGGTATATAAAGAGAGAAAAACACATGAAAGCCTTTATTTATGTACTTGTCTCTATCATTTTTGGAATAGTTGCAGCTGGTGTGGGAATTTGGTTAGCAAGCTTTGTCTAA
- a CDS encoding ABC transporter permease: protein MANGQRTYRSGFLRELNKNFPLFLMALPGVLLLIAFSYLPLFGLIIAFKDVHYDLGILKSPWVGLKNFEFLFKTPDAFIITRNTLLYNFAFIVFGNLAAIATAIALSEMRARFMAKFYQSVMFLPYFLSWVVVAYMAFAFLSIDLGILNTMILPKLGLQPIAWYFETKPWPVILILANLWKYTGYNAVIYLAAITGIDPEYYEAALIDGASKWQQIRHITIPLLSPLVVVLVLLGIGRIFYADFGLFYQLPMNSGALFDVTNVIDTYVYRTLMGMNDIGMASAASFYQSIMGFILVLTSNLIVRRLDPEKALF from the coding sequence ATGGCAAACGGTCAGCGCACATATCGAAGCGGGTTTTTGAGAGAACTTAACAAGAACTTTCCGCTGTTTTTAATGGCACTGCCAGGAGTCTTACTTTTGATAGCATTTTCTTACTTACCTCTGTTTGGGCTTATCATTGCATTCAAAGATGTGCACTATGATTTGGGTATACTCAAAAGTCCGTGGGTGGGTCTGAAGAATTTTGAGTTTCTTTTCAAAACACCTGATGCTTTTATTATTACAAGAAACACCCTTCTTTATAACTTTGCATTTATAGTCTTTGGGAACTTGGCGGCAATAGCAACAGCTATTGCACTGAGCGAAATGAGAGCAAGATTTATGGCGAAGTTCTACCAGTCAGTGATGTTTTTACCATACTTTTTGTCGTGGGTTGTTGTTGCATATATGGCATTTGCATTTTTAAGTATAGACTTGGGAATTCTCAACACAATGATTCTTCCAAAATTGGGCTTGCAGCCAATTGCTTGGTACTTTGAAACAAAACCGTGGCCTGTGATATTGATACTTGCAAACCTGTGGAAATATACAGGTTACAATGCAGTCATATATTTAGCAGCAATTACAGGAATTGACCCTGAATATTATGAAGCGGCTTTGATTGATGGTGCATCAAAATGGCAGCAGATAAGACACATTACAATTCCGCTTTTGTCACCGCTTGTTGTTGTACTTGTTCTGCTCGGAATAGGCAGAATCTTTTATGCAGACTTTGGACTTTTTTATCAGCTTCCAATGAACAGCGGTGCTCTTTTTGATGTCACAAATGTTATTGACACTTATGTTTATAGGACTCTCATGGGCATGAACGATATAGGAATGGCATCTGCCGCAAGTTTTTATCAGTCAATAATGGGATTTATTCTGGTGCTCACATCCAATCTCATCGTTCGCAGACTTGACCCAGAAAAAGCACTGTTTTAA
- a CDS encoding carbohydrate ABC transporter permease: MHTKSRFLQISMFSEVILHIFFGIVTLACLVPLWAVIAISLSDDNKIRQSGYRLWPVGLSTKSYEFVVSQGKAIWHAYGITIFVTLVGTVLCVLVVSMYAYILFRKDFKYRKFFTFLGFFTMLINAGLVPWYIVCVNVLHLKDTIYALILPYVMNMWYVLIFRTYLSMSLPDSIIESAKIDGAGEFTTFFRIVIPLVKPGLATIALFAAITYWNDWWLPFMLVETEKLYNLQYMMYRVQQKIQYLAEIAAKLGASGIVPTDLPTESARMAMAVLGMGPIVLAYPFFQRYFVQGLTIGAIKG; this comes from the coding sequence ATGCACACAAAGAGCAGATTTTTACAAATATCTATGTTTTCAGAAGTGATTCTGCACATCTTTTTCGGAATTGTAACACTTGCGTGTCTGGTTCCACTATGGGCTGTTATAGCGATTTCTCTGAGCGATGACAACAAAATCAGACAAAGTGGATATAGATTGTGGCCAGTTGGTCTTAGTACAAAGTCGTATGAGTTTGTGGTATCTCAAGGTAAAGCAATTTGGCATGCATATGGCATTACTATATTTGTAACTTTAGTTGGAACAGTGTTGTGTGTACTGGTTGTTTCAATGTACGCTTATATCCTGTTCAGAAAAGATTTTAAATACAGAAAATTTTTCACATTCCTTGGTTTTTTTACAATGCTAATCAATGCTGGGCTTGTTCCTTGGTATATAGTTTGTGTAAATGTTCTTCACTTAAAAGACACAATATATGCGCTAATTTTACCTTATGTAATGAATATGTGGTATGTACTGATTTTTAGAACATATCTTTCGATGTCTTTGCCTGATTCTATCATAGAGTCAGCTAAGATTGACGGTGCAGGTGAGTTTACAACATTTTTCAGGATTGTTATACCACTTGTAAAGCCAGGTCTTGCTACAATTGCACTGTTTGCAGCTATCACATACTGGAATGATTGGTGGCTTCCATTTATGTTAGTAGAAACAGAAAAACTTTATAATCTTCAATATATGATGTACAGAGTTCAACAAAAAATCCAGTATTTGGCAGAAATTGCAGCTAAACTTGGAGCATCAGGTATAGTTCCTACTGACTTGCCGACAGAGTCAGCACGAATGGCAATGGCTGTTTTAGGGATGGGACCTATAGTTTTAGCTTACCCGTTTTTCCAACGTTATTTTGTACAAGGTCTTACAATTGGTGCTATCAAAGGTTAG
- a CDS encoding cellulase family glycosylhydrolase produces MKRTILRFSKFLKIVILITFTLQIFTVFAKNTPYESRKYPHLLGNQAVKKPSVAGRLRIIEKNGKKYLADKKGEIIQLRGMSTHGLQWYGDIVNRNAFAALSKDWGCNVIRLAMYVGEGGYASNPGIKEKVVKGIKLAIENDMYVIVDWHVLNPGDPNAQIYKRAKDFFKEIATSFPNDYHIIYELCNEPNPNEPGVENSLDGWKKVKAYAQSIIKMLRSLGNQNIIIVGSPNWSQRPDFAIQDPIDDKNVMYSVHFYSGSHPVGGYVFENMKKAFENGVPIFVSEWGTSLASGDGGPYLDEADKWLEYLNANYISWVNWSLSNKNETSAAFVPYVSGMHYATSLDPGNDKKWDMKELSISGEYVRARIKGIAYNPIKRDKGIKCPFKDLNEDNIFYEQVVKLYSKGIIKGTLSSKYLPDKNITRAELAALCVRLLNLKIEKYDGRFSDVKSSDWYADVVYTAYKNGLFKQEEEKKFFPERITKREEVATLAIEVYKRLIGKLEVNVDDIQVVDEDLIKPQYRECVKLAVYLGIIDLDSDGTFAPSKSVSRGEAATIFYNVLNLAGKL; encoded by the coding sequence ATGAAAAGAACTATTTTAAGATTTAGTAAATTCTTAAAAATAGTGATTTTAATTACTTTCACTTTGCAAATATTTACTGTGTTTGCTAAGAATACACCATATGAAAGTAGGAAATATCCACACCTTCTTGGTAACCAAGCGGTGAAAAAACCATCAGTTGCTGGCAGGCTCCGTATTATCGAAAAGAACGGTAAAAAGTATTTAGCTGACAAGAAAGGCGAAATAATTCAGCTTCGTGGCATGAGCACGCATGGACTCCAGTGGTATGGTGACATTGTAAACAGAAATGCGTTTGCTGCTCTTTCAAAAGATTGGGGATGCAATGTTATAAGGCTTGCGATGTATGTGGGTGAAGGTGGTTATGCTTCAAATCCAGGCATTAAAGAAAAAGTTGTAAAGGGAATAAAACTTGCAATTGAAAATGACATGTATGTGATTGTTGACTGGCATGTGTTAAATCCAGGCGACCCGAATGCCCAAATTTATAAAAGAGCAAAAGACTTTTTCAAAGAGATAGCTACAAGTTTTCCCAATGACTATCACATAATATATGAACTTTGTAATGAACCGAATCCAAATGAGCCGGGAGTAGAAAATAGCTTGGATGGTTGGAAAAAGGTAAAGGCTTATGCGCAGTCCATCATAAAAATGCTCAGAAGTTTGGGGAATCAGAACATTATAATTGTAGGTTCGCCCAATTGGAGTCAAAGACCCGACTTTGCAATTCAAGATCCTATAGACGATAAAAACGTTATGTATTCAGTACATTTTTATTCTGGGTCTCATCCTGTAGGTGGGTATGTTTTTGAAAACATGAAAAAGGCATTTGAAAATGGTGTGCCAATTTTTGTGAGCGAATGGGGAACAAGTTTGGCAAGCGGTGATGGTGGACCATATCTTGATGAGGCGGATAAGTGGCTTGAGTATTTAAATGCAAACTATATTAGCTGGGTGAACTGGTCACTATCAAACAAAAATGAAACATCAGCTGCTTTTGTCCCGTATGTTAGTGGCATGCATTATGCCACTTCACTTGATCCTGGCAATGATAAGAAGTGGGATATGAAAGAGCTTAGTATATCCGGAGAGTATGTGAGAGCACGGATAAAAGGGATTGCATATAACCCTATAAAGAGAGACAAAGGAATAAAATGTCCTTTTAAAGATCTCAATGAAGATAATATTTTTTATGAACAAGTAGTAAAACTTTATTCAAAAGGAATTATAAAAGGTACTTTATCTTCTAAGTATTTGCCTGATAAAAACATCACAAGGGCTGAACTTGCTGCACTATGTGTAAGATTATTGAATCTGAAAATTGAAAAATATGACGGCAGGTTTTCTGATGTAAAAAGTAGTGACTGGTACGCAGATGTGGTTTATACAGCATATAAAAATGGTTTGTTTAAACAAGAAGAAGAAAAGAAATTTTTCCCTGAAAGAATCACTAAAAGAGAAGAAGTAGCTACTTTGGCAATCGAAGTATACAAAAGATTGATAGGTAAATTAGAGGTTAACGTGGATGATATTCAAGTTGTCGACGAAGACCTTATAAAGCCTCAATATAGAGAGTGTGTGAAATTAGCAGTTTATCTTGGTATTATTGACTTGGATTCAGACGGAACCTTTGCACCAAGTAAGAGCGTTTCGAGAGGGGAGGCAGCAACAATTTTTTATAATGTTTTGAACTTAGCAGGCAAGCTATGA
- the crcB gene encoding fluoride efflux transporter CrcB, which yields MRNILAIAIGAFFGAVSRFFISQMSISHFPFATLFINVVGSFVLCFVAEITVEHIKISAALRHMITTGFISSFTTFSTFVLEIVKFLMKREFTIAVIYPLLSIVLGLLASIFGFELARAISERQQKEEYGVA from the coding sequence ATGAGAAACATTTTAGCAATTGCCATTGGTGCTTTTTTCGGAGCAGTCAGCCGGTTTTTTATATCCCAAATGAGTATTAGTCACTTTCCTTTTGCAACACTTTTTATAAACGTTGTTGGTAGTTTTGTTTTATGCTTTGTTGCAGAGATAACGGTAGAACACATAAAAATTTCAGCTGCCTTAAGACACATGATAACAACAGGTTTTATAAGCAGCTTTACAACATTTTCTACATTTGTACTTGAAATTGTGAAGTTTTTAATGAAAAGAGAGTTTACAATTGCTGTTATATATCCTCTTTTATCCATTGTACTTGGGCTTTTAGCTTCAATTTTTGGCTTTGAACTTGCAAGAGCTATTTCAGAAAGACAGCAAAAAGAGGAGTATGGGGTGGCATGA